Part of the Mytilus trossulus isolate FHL-02 chromosome 2, PNRI_Mtr1.1.1.hap1, whole genome shotgun sequence genome is shown below.
AGAGtaattaaatgtgtttttgtttatcaGGGTAAACAAATTACATGCCTTCCATCTCTCCGCGAATGTAGACTACGAGACATTGATAGACAGATTGCTGTAGATGCTGGTCAAATGACAGAGGCGTTTATTCGTAGCTGGGTATGTACAGACTATCCTGTTTTATTCCTATTCCTGGATTGATACACAAGTCTTTGATAACCCTTTTTCGTAATAGATATCATTAAAATACTGTGTGTAATGAAAAATTTGTTATGTTGTACGTACATAGTGATACTGATATATTGTGGTTTATTTTTCACTTAGTGTCcatcgtccgtaaacttttacaaaaatcttctcctctaaaattACTctgccaaatttaaccaaacttggtcacaatcacCACTCgtgtatttaatttgaaaattgtgttcGATGGCCCCTCATTTTAACCAACATGGCCTACATGGTTAAAAATAGTACATAAGGGTGCTGACAGTTTAAGCCTCATATCTCTGACACTAAAGCCttcagagcaaatctgatatggaGTAAAATGATTATCATCTATCTGACCTGAAATTTTGCAGATgtatcagacaacccgttgttgggttgctgccctgaattggatattttttgaaaatttcgtatttttggttattatcttcaacatcattattaattaattcagataaactgtaaaaagcaattgtataaaaaagaagatgttgtatgattgccaatgagacgactatccacaaaagaccaaaatgacacaaaaattaacaactgcaggtcatcgtacggcttttaacaatgagcaaagcccataccgcatagtcagctataatataTGTGTTCATCaaagaaaaatctacaaaaaagttaaattatcaaaattgtcaaatagcCCATTTAAGAGTCATGTTTcgattttttgtaatatttcaaactatatataaaactaCTGGTCCAAATTTAACCGATCTTTTCCAACATCATCATTAGTGTATACTGTTTAAAAAGTATGTCGGATAAGCACCCCTggtaaccaagatggccaccatggataaaaaatataacatacatataAGGGTGAAATTCAGTTTTTTGCCTTATATCTTTTAAACCAAAACACTTGGATCTAGCAAATATGACAATAGGTTAATTGAGTCATGCATcaactgtaaacaaaaatattaggTGATCGACACAGGTTCCTTCGAGACTCTAGTTAATTTTTATACTCAACATGTATACCATATAATATGcctttatgttaaaaaaagatttgtttaccACTCAAAATTTCTCCTTtagcattttatatttttacctcTAATCGAGACATTTCAGTTATGAAAGTAATGCAGTTTCGATTTATGCTTCATTAATAAATTAGTTAAGCAATAAAATTGATTGACATATTGTTGTAAAAAATTCACAATTATTATTGGTGGACCATATTTTCTTCTACAAACAAATGTCAATTGGTTTTAAGTTACTTGAGAATTCAAATGACTGActctgttttatttcatttaaataatgctCTTTCAACTTataaatctgattttatttttgttacaatAGAACAATGGAGTAAACAGTATAACAAGCTCAAACTCTACAGTCATCGAAGAACTTTATTATCTCTCTGGTGAAATTATTGATACAGTAACACTTGGAGAAAGTTTAAAGCAGTTTTTTGAAGGATTTGGCTTTCCACTGTACCAGGAAACAAAGATTCCACAAGGCGCCGAGGTTCTTAAAATCGTCAAATCTTCAggtaatattttaacaaaaggtCCAATGAATTTGTTAACTAAAATTATCATATAGTATAGTGTTCAACATAGCTTGCCTTTGGATTATCAGATTTTTAGTTAGTTTTTATATACTATAATTACAAATATGTGGTAGCGATATTCGCTTTGCTAAATAAAATTCTAGAAAGTAATCCTCGCAAGCTCGATTATGACAGAAGCTTCAGATGGTCATTTGAATAATGAGAATATTTAATACAATGGTTTATTCATTCAATCTTAAAATAAGCAGGACAAAGTATGACAATAAAATCGTTACAATAACTGATGTCGTAGTTCacttttatttagattttaaataaaagttaacaactaCATCAGTAATGGTTACGATTTTATTGTCATACTTTATCCTGCTTATTTTAAGATTGAATGAATAAACCATTGTATAAAATAATCTCATTATTCAAATGACCatcgtaataaaaaaaatagaaaaaaagaggAGAGAATAAGTCGAAGAGCGGAGGAATGTAGAAGCATAAGTCCACCattatcaaaaagaaaaacgttgaaaaaaaccccaacaagattccaaaaaatcaaattcGGTATTGAATCTAGGTGCTACGGGAGGATAAACAGTTCGTGCTCATCAAGTGACATCCGTGGTGTTGGTCATGCCATTCAAATTGGTTCATTAGTCCTGCCATATAATACGAGTTAGactttgtaaacataaaaagagCCGCAAGATATATGACAGTTGGACGgcaacaaaaacatacaataatgGATACTTGATACTTTATATAACAATATGTCCTGCATTTAGTCGTTGGATAAAAGCATGGATAAAATATATAGttactttccgttttgaattttcctcgacgtttagtatttttgtgattttactttttactgtaTAAAACCTGGTATTAAAAGGCATATAATTAAAAGAGCCCttgatataaaagaaaatgcGTGCTTTTGGCTTTTCTCTTCTTATCACATCCACCGATATCGTGCATGTTTATCTTCGGTCAACTTACGGTAcgtgacaacaacatactttgTTACTGAGGCAAAATTAGGTGCAATTATACTAGTAATCATCAATTAAACACTGACGAATACGAACAAGTTTAACACAACTACTGAACTCTAACAACAAACATCGAAAGCAGAAACGCTTATTGTTAAAAAAGCCACACACAAGTTGAAACTTCGTTTTATCCGATGATCTAGTATGAGTATTTGGGACAATATAGAATGTTCTATTGTTGAAAGAGAATTCGACATTCAGAAGTGAATAGAATGTGCATAGGCTAACAGTAAAGAATTTGCATGCATGTTAGGATAAACAGAATCAAATACACATACATTCTATTTCAGCTAAATTAATATACAACTTTCACGAAGAGCCATACTTTGTTTCAAGAAAAGTCAGTCGGTTCTTTTTGTTGGTATCAttgatgtatatttatatgtatgtttctaaacttaaacatttttattgaagGAACACGAGTAAAAAGATCTCTTGGAACTCTGAGCAGTGATTGTAAAGGACAAGCACCAAAGAGAAAGTATGGGGTCGACTCGGGAGCATCATGCAATTATCTGAAGATATGCTCGAAGTAAGAATaattatcaaatcaaattattttaacatatattactaaaacacattttcaaatatCTGACAAACCGTCAAAAGCATGAAATGTAATCATTCTTAAGAAGTATAAAACCAGTTTAAAACAGATTTTGATTTggaaaaatgtgaaaacagTTTGGTGCTCAAACTGGTGTTGAAGTAAAAAAGAAGGGTTAACGAGCATACTTAACGTCGAAATCAATTTTGAGGCAAACAATCTGCGTAAACTTCCATATTTTAGAATTAATCAAGcgtttttctgtttttagttTGTATTACATTCAAGATCTTATCGGCATTTATTGATAATACTCGATTCAATATCGAACTGCTATCCAAATCCATTATTgacatttgtaattattttttcccTCTAAAATATGGTTGTGGTGCACACTTTCTATAATATTTATGTGTAcaataaaatttcttttcatgatcccttttataaaaaatcttattcAATTATCAAgacggtttttttttcaaattctttggatgtaggtatatatatattcgatATTACGTTTGATCTTGTTCTGATTACCAAGATGTTATTCTAGTAGtcttaaacatttttgattattatatGATATGAATAGTTCCATATTCAATtgatttaagaattgaatgctccTTTGGGtttaaaagcgttgaccgaagtacattttgccTGAATCGCAGAAGCGCTTCATTCTCAAAATGTGTGCATGGGCAACGCTTTTACAAACCCTATAACGtgacaaaaagaagcatttagtTATTACTTCAATTGAAAATCCTTGTAACtacaatatcataaaaatataaaaaaaggtttatcaacgaattagtttttcttttacttGGACGTAAAATTTACTTTGTGATAGCTTGATAAACGATTGACGACGACACGTATGAAAAACATTACGGCTATTCCAATAAATGTATTAACATGCTTGGTGTGTCCAATTTACATTGCATACAATCAACAAAATcgcatattattgttttttcagAGTTGGTATAGTCAATGGTGCACAGGTTTTTACCGACTGTAATAACATCCACATTCATTCTCCCCTGGCCTATGTATGTGTTTGTTGTCCTTGGGTCACCCAAATTGACCTAAAAGGACACGACTGTGCATGTACAAAGATGGATGGATCCCGctaagaaaacaagaaaacatcAGAACTCAATAAGGatgatgtaaaaataaacatgttttgctaatatataataaacaaagtTCATTAAATATCATTTGCTCTTGGAAAATGGTTTTTAATAACCTGGTTTTAAAGGTCATGTGAGTTAGTTTTGTCAATTACTGCGGCATCCAACTTCGTCTGCATGTCAGCTGTTTGTCATcataaacctaaaaaaaaaagattttgcgGTTTGTTGAACTTTAATGTTCTTcaagttaaacaaaaattaactaaCAACTGTGAAAATTAATGCCATCTGATATTCATGTCGAAATACAATCAACAAATTTTTACTTTCGATTACTAACACAACCTTAGTTTactctaatattttttttttgatttcatgTCTTCCAATCTTGTGTATATAATTGGTTAGAACTTTGtgtgtcttttcatttttgttttatttgttgatcgtgcatgttttctgtttgtctatttgactAATGATTTCGGATTGTCCCCTGATAACATCTTCTCTCTGTCAATCCAAAAGAAgagattttaaagaaaaagaaaacacgatgtaccctccccccccccaaaaaaaaaccccaaccaTACAATAGCTTTCTATATTTGGCACCTTACATTGTCAGATAGTATTGGAAAATTAACTGACAGGTGCTTTATTTTTGCAGTTTTAATAATTCATAGattttttaaccaaattataaaTTACTAATGAAATactatttgtttgattttcctTAGACAATTaacatttatgtaaatatcGTTTATACCTTTCGcttgatatttatttgatatgtttaataaatgcatttttactttcaatgaCTAACACAACCTTAGTTCAccctgatgttttttttatgatattattgCAAAATTGTATAAAGCAACAAGGTCAAGGTTATTTATTTGGGGATAGGAATTGATATTCAACTTCAACAGACCACCTACGGATCTCTTACATCCGTGTAGATAACGTGGATTGCCCACAACACGAGGAATCGGATTTAACTTCcaattctgaccggacgtggcTGTGAACTTATATATTCTGCACAACCAAACGAACGCCgatttttaaagtgttttacTGTCAGTCTGAAGAAAAACCAACGTGACCATATTTCTTTTCAACATTTACCATTAGCCTAGACTGTATTATTTCTAAATAGTTGGACAACAACTAGAAACACGAGATCGTCAGTTATAATTTGATTTGTCGTCACAGAAGAGTCTTATGAAAGCTACGTTGGGCGTAAACATATTGAAGCCTGGTATCTATAAGTTTATTCttaaatgatttacaaaatttggaCATCGATATGCCATTGTAGCATTAAGTAACAACatacacggcttcctccgcctaaTTTCTCGACGTATACTTCGAATTTgacataaaagtaaaatcacaagaatacctcaaatatagaaatattcaaaaccgaaagtcccttatcaaaggacaaaatcaaaaactcaaacacatcaaacgaatgaataacaaccctcatattcctgacttggtacagcccTATTCTTATtgtggattaaatctggttttatagataGCTAAACCTATCACTTGCATGTCAGTTGCATACAAGgacattatattgacaacgatgtgcgaacaaaacaaacagactaCATAATAGGTTAAGATGTCAAAAAGGGATGCGACATTcgacattgtgttataatcaaAAGCGGGAATATCACTACCAATACCAACGCAAAATAGTAATCAAAAGTacgtgcgttttgtctacatgagACTCATTAATGACGGTCAATCAGAAACCGTAAGAAAGCCAAACACTTTTAAGGTTGAAAAGCATTCGGGACCCACAATTCCCCAAAATTGTTTCAAATACGGCTAGGTGATctttgcctgggataaaaaaatccttaataaATCAGTAAATAAAGCGAAATgaacatataattgatattcatgtcaaaactgATGTGATGACTATTGGAAAGGTACTATCATCGGGAACGAAACTTCAATCAGCAGTAGAATCGACCAGTGgtgtaaaaattatcaattatactagacttataatttgatacgccagatgTGCGTTTCATCgacataagactcataagtgaggttcatataaaagttaaaaagccaaacaagttttAATTTGAAGAGCATCCAGGAGACAACATTACAAAACGTTGTGTCATATACGGCTAAGGTGATCTAGGCCTTGGTtaagaaaaaccttagtatGTCGagtaattcatacttttgcaaacagtaaatttataaaaaaaaaactgaccatataattgatattcatatcaagaccgaagtgctgactactggggtGATAAAACGATAcgattttagttttaaaatgatAGACACATTAACAGCAACCTAATTTCATCTGGGATAGACATTTTTAAACTCTTTTTCATTCCGGAGCCTTAAGCTaatactcagactttgtaaacgTCATTGAAGTCTGAACCTTTAGTTTATAGTCAAAGAACGGCTCGTGTAGTCCTTTTATAAAAAGTTCATTGGAAAATACCAAAACCTTGTTGATTAATATTCCGTATTGACTTCAGAACTGATTTGTGATGGTCTTCCAAGTAGAAATTCTAGGTACAGTCTTTGTTTGGTATTTTAATTACATGtgttataattatttacattCTATACTTCAACGTTTACTGGTTGGTACATTTTTTTGGTAATATCTTTTTGGCGTGGCTCGGTATTTGTGTTAGTGTACTTTGgtcattatttgttttctcgtttttcaaCTTTGATTATGTATTTTGTCTATAGAGTGTCTACATGTATACAAGAAAAAGTACGCGTGGTATTTATTaccgatgagacaactcccttcaagagactaaaatgacacaagaattaacaactacatgtaCTGATATAGTATAGTTTACAATATGTGGTCTTCAGCAAAATCTAACGACacagtcaactataaaaggtcccgaaatgacaaaagataaaacaactcaaacgagAAGACTAACGGTCTAcattatgtaaagaaaaattgaaattgaataaaaacacaaatatgatTTACagaaaccaacgacaaccataGAACTACAGGCTCATGATTtgagacagacacatacatgaTGTGGTAgaataaacttatttaaagGCGGCAAATCGCACCAACCCTCATCTATTCTACTGAAAAAGACTATTCATcgagtttgtaataacatgagcaacaagaTGATGCCACATGTGAatcaggatatgcttacccttccggagaacCTGAGATTACATCAGATTTTGATAGGGctcatatgtttgtttttatatcgaCATATAATagatcttaatattttatttaaaagtatatgtATGCAATTGAAAGATTTAgcacatatttcatatttttggagaaataaaaagtaaaaatatactAAAGTATATATAACAGCATGCAGTACAACCTTTACAAGTTTTGGATCAAAGacgacaaaaacaaaaaccaccCGAGTCTGTCCCGAAAACATAGACAATTTAGATTGAACACGAACACGAATGCCTCCCTAACATTTGTTAATGAATTATTCAATTCACTTAATAAGTAAAAGCTATGTcattcaacttcaccatttattttttccccaaaattgcaaaaaaaaaacaaaaccccAACAACAGATATCTACATGTCCCTTTCCATCAGCAATTTTTTTTAGGAGAGTACAATTAAGATTTACAATCATTcttgaaactgaaattaaacATTAGCACGTGTAtgacaaaaatagaacattacTATTATCTTCTTTATCATAATCTTCAGATCCAATTTCGAAGGAATTTCgaaaattgatttcttttattgagCTTAACAACGCCAGAGCATGGGTTAAATGAAAAGAAGTTGAACTGGACACTTTATCTGAATAGATCAAAACaatcaggtctctgataaaacgtcgAATTTATAATTTCCGTTTTCCGAGACAAAACAGCtgtgaaatatttattatctCTTCACGTCAAAATAGGTTGTTGCTCCTGCAGACAAGATTTCAAACAGTAGATACGTGTGATATTTTTGTAACCATACAAATACGAGTGTCTTGATTAAGAATAAGGAATTAATGAGCACTCTAGTAGTCCCACATACAAAGACATAccatttgacaaggatgagattttggCAAATCATAAGCTCTGTATTGCTTTCTCAATCAAAACAGTAAACTAGTATCTGTTTTGATGACTCGTTTCAAATCTCACACTTGTCAAATGTGGTGAAAAATTCAGAATACGATgtcaaattaatgtttttttattattggaaaCCACGAAAACACATACACAAACCGTAGCATTgcaacatttgatttttcataAATGGAATAGATTGAGCCTTCTGGTTTTTAATCTTGTTTTAGTTAGCAGTTTAAACACCGTTGAATGCACCAATCGTGTGGTTAAGGTTCTAAAAACACAGACTTTCATGAACAAACATTAAAGGTTTTGTTTGATACAGACAGacatggaaattttgtaaaattttataaattcgtCTTCATATACATCGGTTTGTGAGATAAAACTAGATCTATTTTTGGCATACCCATTTTTCATCTAAGTATCAATTTGCGCCAGAAATCGGTTAATCgttgttaatataataaaatttgatgtgaCTATCATCCCAAGAGAAATTTActtagctataaaaccaggttcagtcCAAAACtttctaaataagaaaatgcctgttccaggtcaggaatatggcGGTTGCTATCCAATCGTTTGATGTGCTAGAACTTTTGATTTtcccatttgattagggactctACGTTTGCAACTTTCCTatgagttcaatatttttataactttcctTTTTTAGCAATCGAATGAACCTTGGAGTGTTCACGAATACATTCATAAGTTCACATATATCTGatatattttaattctaaatgCATATTTTGTTCACTTCAACGATCATCAGGATTTGAAGATTATAACCCGTGATATGTACTTTAATTCATATCTAAACATgataatttattgataatttattaataattattcaATGAATCAcagtttcttttttgttaaaacGTATTACTTTGAATTACAGCAAAGTGTCTATTTTCTATTGCTTCTGAAATCTAGGTGCATTTTTCAAtaatctacaaaaataaaacatttaacataaacaaatgagtAGGAAACAATGATAGAATGAATAGTTATAATATTTCAAACCTTTATAATTCACACGGGTCACTAGAATGATAAAATTAATAGTTATATAACTTGATATCATAAAATCTTTTCAACGTAAGAAACTGCAGTTGTGAAAATAATGTGATATATttagtatcaaaatataacacCTATCAAtagcaaaatatttttatgtctaaACATTGAACACATACTTCATATTTTCAGATACACTGACATGTACATCTAAACATAGATCAGGATAAGTAGCATAACATTATCATTTTAAAGCtggaaaacaatataaatacattatcACTCCTGCACTATCATAATTCTTACCCGGTAAGCTACATGATTTAACCTGTCCATTATGACAACATTTTTCTATTCCAAAACAATCTTGATCTGTTAAACACTGTCTCATAAATCCTGAAGGTAAGCTTGTCGATGGTCTACATTTTGCAGGCTGTTTTCCTTGAAAAAtagataatatatattataaataataatacactTTAGTGTCACTTTGCCTTATTTTGTCGGTGGTTGATTAATGTCATATCTCAATGAATGTTTGTACTGAAGCATTTGgtgaaatatagaaaaattatttgattatgtGTGTCCGATAGACACAGGACGATTTTAAGCTTGATATGAAGTTATACACTACGTTAGGTTGTTTAAGGCGAAATGTACGTAGTTAAACTACACAATGAACTCTGCTTGAAAACTTCaccagaa
Proteins encoded:
- the LOC134705967 gene encoding uncharacterized protein LOC134705967 is translated as MKLEKNKFVTMLGLSLCVLFLSAVAAYEMKFDYHISEGKARFLEKIETNLEKNVVKIHVPAHNDILESYRMQDFQKGKQITCLPSLRECRLRDIDRQIAVDAGQMTEAFIRSWNNGVNSITSSNSTVIEELYYLSGEIIDTVTLGESLKQFFEGFGFPLYQETKIPQGAEVLKIVKSSGTRVKRSLGTLSSDCKGQAPKRKYGVDSGASCNYLKICSKVGIVNGAQVFTDCNNIHIHSPLAYVCVCCPWVTQIDLKGHDCACTKMDGSR